The genomic stretch TGGCCTGGAGAACTGGAAGTTCGTGGTCTTCATGAGTGAAAACGTGAGGGAGAGGCTCTACAACCTCATAGCTGAGGGCATGATTCGATACTACCGCGCCGTGAACCTGCCCGATGAGAAGATAGAGAAGCTCAAGAAACGCATGTACGAAAGCGGGATGTACCGTGCACCGGTATACGTGGCGGTCTTCATCGACAGGCGCGTTCGATTCCTCCCAGGTGAGGAATTCGATGAGCCCGAGTTCATCTGGAGCATCGAGAGCGCGGCGATGGCGATTCAGAACCTCATGCTCAAGGCCGTTGAGCTCGGTCTCGGAACTGTCTACATCGGCGTTACGAATTTTCCTGGGATAGAGGAGGAAGTTCGGGAGCTCGCGGG from Thermococcus sp. 21S7 encodes the following:
- a CDS encoding nitroreductase family protein; protein product: MELDDAILNRTSVRYFEEKNVPEEHVRALVEAAVRAPTASGLENWKFVVFMSENVRERLYNLIAEGMIRYYRAVNLPDEKIEKLKKRMYESGMYRAPVYVAVFIDRRVRFLPGEEFDEPEFIWSIESAAMAIQNLMLKAVELGLGTVYIGVTNFPGIEEEVRELAGLDGNHYLVGVIPVGYPKGEVKPRKRRKTLDEVLVFI